CGAGGGATGATTGCGCTTTAATGCTGCGACTAACTCATCATCCTCTTCCATTCGGCGGTCAATCTCTTCTCGGTGGTCGAAGTAGTAAGCCATTGCCGCATAGACTGATGACAAAGCCAGGTTATACTTACCAGCAATTTCCATTAGGGAATATGCCATTTTCAGGTGCATTACAGCCACATCTTCTACAGCAATTCTGGTACCAACTATACGGGGTTTGCCACCACGCACAGCTGGAGAGATTTCAATATGCTCTTGACTAACTAAGCTGTTAAACATCTAATTTGCCTGTTAGGGTGAGGGGCGAGGGGCGAAGGGCGAGGGGAGGTAGGAGCAGCAGGGGGAGAAAAATCAATCGTTCCAGTTCAATAATATGCAACTTAAATGTGCAATAGCTTAATTG
This window of the Chroococcidiopsis sp. CCMEE 29 genome carries:
- a CDS encoding DUF433 domain-containing protein; the protein is MFNSLVSQEHIEISPAVRGGKPRIVGTRIAVEDVAVMHLKMAYSLMEIAGKYNLALSSVYAAMAYYFDHREEIDRRMEEDDELVAALKRNHPSRLQQKLRLLRSE